From the genome of Streptomyces sp. NBC_01260, one region includes:
- a CDS encoding urease subunit gamma, with translation MFLTPSDTDKLLLSVAGMVARDRRERGVRLNYPEAVALLACWAMERAREGAGVADLMTLGRSVLTRADVLEGVPEMLHDVQVEATFPDGRKLVTITSPIP, from the coding sequence ATGTTTCTCACTCCGTCCGACACGGATAAATTACTGCTGAGTGTTGCCGGAATGGTTGCCCGCGACCGGCGGGAGCGCGGCGTACGCCTGAACTACCCCGAGGCCGTCGCCCTGCTCGCCTGCTGGGCGATGGAACGAGCCCGGGAAGGGGCCGGGGTCGCCGACCTCATGACTCTGGGAAGATCCGTACTCACCCGCGCTGACGTGCTCGAAGGTGTCCCGGAGATGCTGCACGACGTTCAGGTCGAAGCGACCTTCCCCGACGGGCGCAAGCTCGTCACGATCACCTCGCCGATCCCGTGA
- a CDS encoding XdhC family protein — MLDIAEELDRWVGQGRDFAVATVVAVGGSAPRQPGAALAVDRDGTVIGSVSGGCVEGAVYELCQQALDDGITVREQFGYSDEDAFAVGLTCGGIIDILVTPVRADDPARPVYAAALATAARGEAAAVARITDGPAGLLGRPLLVRPGGGYEGGLGGHPELDRTAAAEARAMLDAGRTGPLTIGADGSLCGQPLTLLVESSVPPPRMIVFGAIDFAAALVRAGKFLGYHVTVCDARPVFATKARFPEADELVVDWPHRYLARTGVDARTVLCVLTHDAKFDVPLLEAALKLPAAYVGAMGSRRTHLQRNDRLREAGVTERELARLHSPIGLDLGARTPEETALSIAAEIVAARRGGSGVPLTGAHTPIHHSSAVPPAGRMASVA; from the coding sequence ATGCTGGACATCGCCGAGGAGCTCGACCGATGGGTCGGGCAAGGACGCGACTTCGCGGTGGCCACCGTCGTGGCCGTCGGGGGCAGCGCGCCCAGGCAGCCGGGCGCCGCACTGGCCGTCGACCGTGACGGCACGGTGATCGGATCGGTCTCCGGCGGGTGTGTGGAGGGCGCGGTGTACGAACTGTGCCAACAGGCCCTCGATGACGGCATCACCGTCCGGGAGCAGTTCGGCTACAGCGACGAGGACGCCTTCGCGGTCGGTCTGACCTGCGGCGGCATCATCGACATCCTGGTGACACCGGTCCGGGCGGACGACCCCGCCCGCCCGGTGTACGCCGCCGCGCTCGCCACCGCCGCCCGGGGGGAAGCGGCCGCGGTCGCCCGGATCACCGACGGGCCCGCCGGACTCCTCGGCCGGCCCCTGCTGGTCCGGCCGGGCGGCGGTTACGAGGGCGGGCTCGGGGGACACCCCGAGCTCGACCGCACCGCCGCCGCCGAGGCCCGCGCGATGCTGGACGCGGGCCGCACCGGCCCCCTCACCATCGGCGCCGACGGCTCGCTCTGCGGGCAGCCCCTCACGCTGCTCGTCGAGTCCAGCGTCCCGCCGCCCCGGATGATCGTGTTCGGGGCCATCGACTTCGCCGCCGCGCTGGTGCGGGCCGGGAAGTTCCTCGGCTACCACGTCACGGTGTGCGACGCCCGCCCCGTCTTCGCCACGAAGGCCAGATTCCCGGAAGCGGACGAGCTGGTCGTCGACTGGCCGCACCGCTATCTGGCCAGGACCGGCGTCGACGCCCGTACCGTCCTGTGCGTGCTCACCCATGACGCCAAGTTCGATGTCCCGCTGCTGGAGGCCGCGTTGAAGCTGCCGGCCGCGTACGTCGGTGCGATGGGCTCGCGCCGCACGCATCTGCAGCGCAACGACCGGCTGCGCGAGGCCGGGGTCACCGAACGGGAACTGGCCCGGCTGCACTCGCCGATCGGCCTCGACCTGGGTGCCCGTACGCCCGAGGAGACCGCCCTGTCGATAGCCGCCGAGATCGTCGCCGCCCGGCGCGGCGGCAGCGGTGTTCCGCTGACCGGCGCGCATACCCCGATCCATCACAGCAGCGCCGTGCCGCCCGCCGGGCGCATGGCCTCCGTGGCCTGA
- a CDS encoding S8 family peptidase, producing MTFTPSTVSGRARPARAGRRALLIATSVALVSGALLPATGAASAATGHLPSTGHPATPVKQYDITLLTGDVVHYADGAGKQDTVTVDRPDGASGGVHVQQAGDDVYVLPDEAAGLIAAGKLDRRLFNVTALAKMGYDDKKSGGIPLIATYPAGKARSLPAAPRGSKTVRRLESIHGAALKAAKATTRAFWDDIAATPKARSLDNGIGRLWLDGRVEAALKDSVPQVNAPQAWAAGYDGKGSKVAVLDTGIDADHPDVKDRVLESRSFVPGQEVDDKNGHGTHVASTIAGSGAASGGLNKGVAPAAGLIIGKVLSDEGSGADSGIIEAMEWAKAEGADVVSMSLGSSIPDDGSDPMSQAVDALSADGGPLFVIAAGNAYGAGTIGSPGSAEKALTIAAVDKQDNRAGFSSMGPLTRSYGLKPDLSAPGVDINAAASQSVPGIEGMYQSMSGTSMATPHVAGAAAIVKQRHPDWSGQRIKDALMTSSKELPDYTPYEQGSGRLDVKAAIDTTIEATGSVAVASYNWPHSDSDPVAERTITYRNTGKTDVTLDLAADTDADAYTLSAKQLTVPAGSTAEAVLSLDPSKVANNTTFSGQVIAKDATGATVAHTGFALNKEQELYDLKIELRDRAGKPMDGQVAFAALGDENIGVVGVSGETTLRLPPGNYTAWTAADIKGDTADSQALAFLAAPEIILDKSTTVSLDASKAHKIAVKTPKETETRQLRYDMARTAPDGTVQRDAYQIPLTYDQLWASPTKKVTKGSFSFLTRWRQGEKLIDLTADGRDVPVTVQSGSPVAEDSRKKLGSVFAGDGAAADYRGISARGKAVVIRSSTAVTPADRIAAAVAAGAEALFVVNQGDGVLMESYTDYGTTAAIPIATVRRLAGDGLVKAAQRGKKVTVEQRRFARYVYDLVDRHDGTIPDRSLAFAPAARQLAKVENTFYGNRDVVGGGFRYDIPDYGYGIGFQEYERFPGTRTEWVTPLPGASFWYEDHSVFNDDGTDVALEERSGTMDYQAGRDYRGTWFAPVSRPRLGTGYWGPFRSEYNDIQFNITPWTDSGAGHSGSMENEYDNGTIAFFQGDTQLSKSAGRAGYAFDLSPEKLPYRLALDASRDEGTWKTSIRTHTEWNFLSGAIDPAGPGQADIPLLQLDYDVKTDLAGDVKAGKTTEIGLSSATQEWLDGAVKAKKASLSVSYDDGESWSAVQLKKDSAGSWTARFKTPKKGATAVSLKAHAEAGDGFTVDQEIIRAFGLK from the coding sequence ATGACATTCACCCCCTCCACTGTCTCCGGCCGGGCGAGACCCGCTCGTGCGGGGCGCAGGGCCCTCCTCATAGCGACTTCCGTCGCCCTGGTGAGCGGCGCACTGCTTCCCGCCACGGGCGCCGCCTCCGCGGCCACCGGTCACCTCCCGTCCACCGGCCACCCGGCCACCCCCGTCAAGCAGTACGACATCACCCTGCTCACCGGGGACGTCGTCCACTACGCCGACGGGGCCGGAAAGCAGGACACCGTCACCGTGGACCGCCCCGACGGCGCGTCCGGCGGAGTGCACGTCCAGCAGGCGGGCGACGACGTCTACGTCCTGCCCGACGAGGCGGCGGGCCTGATCGCCGCCGGCAAGCTGGACCGCCGGCTCTTCAACGTCACCGCGCTCGCGAAGATGGGCTACGACGACAAGAAGTCCGGCGGCATCCCGCTGATCGCCACCTACCCGGCGGGCAAGGCCCGTTCGCTGCCCGCCGCACCCCGGGGCAGCAAGACGGTCCGCCGGCTGGAGAGCATCCACGGCGCGGCGCTGAAGGCGGCCAAGGCCACCACCCGCGCCTTCTGGGACGACATCGCCGCCACGCCCAAGGCCCGTTCGCTCGACAACGGCATCGGCCGGCTCTGGCTCGACGGCCGGGTCGAGGCCGCGCTGAAGGACTCCGTCCCGCAGGTCAACGCCCCGCAGGCCTGGGCCGCCGGCTACGACGGCAAGGGCTCCAAGGTCGCCGTCCTGGACACCGGTATCGACGCCGACCACCCGGACGTCAAGGACCGCGTCCTGGAGTCCAGGAGCTTCGTGCCCGGCCAGGAGGTCGACGACAAGAACGGCCACGGCACGCACGTCGCCTCCACGATCGCGGGCTCCGGCGCCGCGTCCGGCGGTCTCAACAAGGGCGTCGCCCCGGCCGCCGGCCTGATCATCGGCAAGGTGCTGAGCGACGAGGGCTCCGGTGCGGACTCCGGCATCATCGAGGCGATGGAGTGGGCCAAGGCGGAGGGCGCCGACGTCGTCTCCATGAGCCTGGGCTCCAGCATTCCGGACGACGGTTCGGACCCGATGTCGCAGGCCGTCGACGCCCTCTCGGCCGACGGTGGTCCGCTCTTCGTGATCGCGGCGGGCAACGCCTACGGCGCGGGCACCATCGGCTCGCCCGGCTCGGCGGAGAAGGCGCTCACCATCGCCGCCGTCGACAAGCAGGACAACCGCGCGGGCTTCTCCTCCATGGGCCCGCTGACCCGCAGCTACGGTCTGAAGCCCGACCTCTCCGCCCCGGGCGTGGACATCAACGCCGCCGCCTCGCAGTCGGTCCCCGGCATCGAGGGCATGTACCAGTCGATGTCCGGTACGTCGATGGCGACGCCGCATGTCGCGGGCGCCGCCGCCATCGTGAAGCAGCGTCACCCCGACTGGTCCGGTCAGCGCATCAAGGACGCGCTGATGACCTCGTCGAAGGAACTGCCGGACTACACGCCGTACGAGCAGGGCAGCGGCCGGCTCGATGTGAAGGCGGCGATCGACACCACGATCGAGGCCACCGGCTCCGTCGCGGTCGCGTCCTACAACTGGCCGCACTCCGACTCCGACCCGGTTGCCGAGCGGACCATCACCTACCGCAACACCGGGAAGACGGACGTCACGCTGGACCTGGCGGCCGACACGGACGCCGACGCCTACACCCTGTCGGCGAAGCAGCTGACCGTGCCCGCCGGTTCGACCGCCGAGGCCGTGCTCTCGCTCGACCCGTCCAAGGTCGCCAACAACACCACCTTCTCCGGACAGGTGATCGCGAAGGACGCCACCGGCGCCACCGTCGCGCACACCGGCTTCGCGCTCAACAAGGAGCAGGAGCTCTACGACCTGAAGATCGAGCTGCGCGACCGCGCGGGCAAGCCGATGGACGGACAGGTCGCCTTCGCCGCCCTCGGCGACGAGAACATCGGCGTCGTCGGGGTGTCGGGTGAGACCACGCTGCGGCTGCCGCCGGGCAACTACACCGCCTGGACCGCCGCCGACATCAAGGGCGACACCGCCGACTCGCAGGCCCTCGCCTTCCTGGCGGCCCCCGAGATCATTCTCGACAAGTCGACGACGGTCTCCCTCGATGCCTCGAAGGCCCACAAGATCGCCGTGAAGACGCCGAAGGAGACCGAGACCCGCCAGCTGCGCTACGACATGGCGCGCACCGCACCGGACGGCACCGTCCAGCGCGACGCGTACCAGATCCCGCTGACGTACGACCAGCTGTGGGCGAGCCCGACCAAGAAGGTCACCAAGGGCAGCTTCTCCTTCCTGACCCGCTGGCGCCAGGGCGAGAAGCTGATCGACCTGACGGCCGACGGCCGTGATGTGCCGGTGACCGTGCAGAGCGGATCCCCCGTCGCCGAGGACAGCCGGAAGAAGCTCGGCAGCGTCTTCGCGGGCGACGGCGCCGCCGCCGACTACCGGGGCATCAGCGCCAGGGGCAAGGCCGTCGTGATCCGCAGCAGCACCGCGGTGACCCCGGCCGACCGGATCGCGGCGGCGGTCGCGGCCGGGGCCGAGGCGCTCTTCGTCGTCAACCAGGGCGACGGCGTGCTGATGGAGTCCTACACCGACTACGGCACCACGGCGGCCATCCCGATCGCCACCGTTCGGCGCCTGGCCGGCGACGGACTGGTCAAGGCCGCCCAGCGCGGCAAGAAGGTGACCGTCGAACAGCGGAGGTTCGCGCGCTACGTGTACGACCTGGTCGACCGCCACGACGGTACGATTCCGGACCGTTCGCTGGCCTTCGCCCCGGCCGCCCGTCAGCTGGCGAAGGTGGAGAACACCTTCTACGGCAACCGCGACGTCGTCGGCGGCGGATTCCGCTACGACATCCCCGACTACGGCTACGGCATCGGCTTCCAGGAGTACGAGAGGTTCCCCGGCACCCGCACCGAATGGGTCACCCCGCTGCCCGGCGCCTCGTTCTGGTACGAGGACCACTCGGTCTTCAACGACGACGGCACGGACGTCGCGCTGGAGGAGCGCAGCGGCACCATGGACTACCAGGCGGGCCGCGACTACCGGGGCACGTGGTTCGCACCGGTCAGCCGCCCGCGGCTGGGCACCGGCTACTGGGGTCCGTTCCGCTCCGAGTACAACGACATCCAGTTCAACATCACCCCGTGGACGGACTCGGGTGCCGGCCACTCCGGCTCGATGGAGAACGAGTACGACAACGGCACCATCGCCTTCTTCCAGGGCGACACGCAGCTCAGCAAGTCGGCGGGCCGCGCGGGCTACGCCTTCGACCTCTCGCCCGAGAAGCTCCCCTACCGCCTCGCGCTCGACGCCTCGCGCGACGAGGGGACCTGGAAGACCTCGATCCGGACCCACACCGAGTGGAACTTCCTCTCGGGCGCGATCGACCCGGCCGGACCGGGACAGGCCGACATCCCGCTCCTCCAGCTGGACTACGACGTCAAGACCGACCTGGCCGGTGACGTGAAGGCCGGGAAGACGACCGAGATCGGTCTCTCGTCCGCCACGCAGGAGTGGCTGGACGGTGCGGTGAAGGCGAAGAAGGCCTCGCTGTCGGTCAGCTACGACGACGGGGAGAGCTGGAGCGCGGTGCAGCTGAAGAAGGACTCGGCCGGTTCCTGGACCGCCCGGTTCAAGACCCCGAAGAAGGGTGCCACCGCGGTTTCGCTCAAGGCGCACGCCGAGGCCGGCGACGGTTTCACCGTGGACCAGGAGATCATCCGGGCCTTCGGCCTGAAGTGA
- a CDS encoding urease subunit beta has protein sequence MIPGEIRTGPGVVHVNSDRRKLRLTVVNDGDRPIQIGSHFHFFDVNPALSFDRSQAEGFRLDIPSGTSLRFEPGVGAEITLVELGGRGTVPGIVVRTAPWFRGAEGTAAGAAQDAAETEGV, from the coding sequence GTGATCCCCGGCGAGATCCGTACCGGGCCCGGCGTGGTCCACGTGAATTCCGACCGTCGGAAATTGCGGCTCACCGTGGTGAACGACGGGGACCGGCCTATTCAGATCGGATCGCATTTCCATTTCTTCGACGTGAATCCCGCGCTTTCCTTCGACCGGTCGCAGGCCGAGGGATTCCGGCTCGATATCCCGTCCGGTACGTCGCTGCGCTTCGAGCCCGGCGTCGGCGCGGAGATCACCCTCGTCGAGCTCGGCGGACGCGGAACGGTGCCGGGCATCGTCGTCCGCACCGCGCCCTGGTTCCGAGGCGCGGAAGGTACAGCAGCGGGCGCCGCACAGGATGCCGCAGAAACGGAGGGCGTGTGA
- a CDS encoding urease subunit alpha — protein sequence MAQLTRAAYAAFYGPTTKDRIRLADTDLWIEVEEDRCFGGDEAVFGGGKSIRESMGQATTSRADGALDLVITNVVVLDHWGIVKTDIGIRAGRIVALGRSGNPDIGEGVHPELVIGPGTDVVSGEGRILTAGAVDTHVHFLMPETLHEALATGTTTVIGGGTGATEGSKATTVTPGAWNLAMMHRSLDRVPLNIMLFGKGSTVGEEALREAALGGAGGYKVHEDWGATPAAIDAALKAADAYGLQVALHGDSLNEAGYVEGTLDAIAGRGIHVFHAEGAGGGHAPDIITVASYPNILPASTNPTLPHTVNTVDEHLDMLMVCHHLNPRVPEDLAFAESRIRASTIAAEDILHDIGALSITSSDAQAMGRIGEVICRTWQVAHVMKQRFGDRGSELPADNERARRYVAKYTICPAVAHGIDHVIGSVEPGKLADLVLWDPAFFGIRPAAVIKGGMVVYAPLGDANAAIPTTQPVLLRPTAAAGAAPHLSVSFVAPAALADGLAERLGLERELVAVRPTRHLTKADLPNNTALPDIEVDPETFAIHIDGELVEPSPATELPLAQRYSMF from the coding sequence ATGGCACAACTGACCCGCGCCGCATACGCGGCGTTCTACGGCCCCACCACCAAAGACCGCATCAGGCTCGCCGACACCGATCTCTGGATCGAGGTCGAGGAGGACCGCTGCTTCGGCGGCGACGAGGCGGTCTTCGGCGGCGGCAAGTCCATCCGCGAATCGATGGGCCAGGCCACCACGTCACGCGCCGACGGCGCCCTCGACCTCGTCATCACCAACGTCGTGGTCCTGGACCACTGGGGCATCGTCAAGACCGACATCGGCATCCGGGCCGGCCGGATCGTCGCCCTCGGCCGTTCGGGCAACCCCGACATCGGCGAGGGCGTCCACCCCGAGCTGGTGATCGGCCCCGGCACCGACGTCGTCTCCGGCGAGGGGCGCATCCTGACCGCCGGAGCCGTCGACACCCACGTCCACTTCCTGATGCCGGAGACCCTCCACGAGGCACTGGCCACCGGCACCACGACCGTCATCGGCGGCGGCACCGGAGCCACCGAGGGATCCAAGGCCACCACGGTCACCCCCGGGGCCTGGAACCTCGCGATGATGCACCGGTCCCTGGACCGCGTCCCGCTCAACATCATGCTCTTCGGCAAGGGCTCCACCGTCGGCGAGGAGGCCCTGCGCGAGGCCGCGCTCGGCGGTGCGGGCGGCTACAAGGTCCACGAGGACTGGGGCGCCACCCCCGCCGCCATCGACGCCGCCCTGAAGGCCGCCGACGCCTACGGTCTCCAGGTCGCCCTGCACGGCGACAGCCTCAACGAGGCCGGCTACGTCGAGGGCACACTCGACGCCATCGCCGGACGCGGCATCCACGTCTTCCACGCCGAGGGCGCGGGCGGTGGCCACGCGCCCGACATCATCACCGTCGCCTCGTACCCCAACATCCTCCCGGCGTCCACCAACCCGACGCTCCCGCACACCGTCAACACCGTCGACGAACACCTCGACATGCTGATGGTCTGCCACCACCTCAACCCGCGCGTCCCCGAGGACCTCGCCTTCGCCGAGTCCCGCATCCGGGCCAGTACCATCGCGGCCGAGGACATCCTGCACGACATAGGGGCCCTCTCCATCACCTCCTCCGACGCCCAGGCCATGGGCCGCATCGGTGAGGTCATCTGCCGCACCTGGCAGGTCGCCCATGTGATGAAGCAGCGCTTCGGCGACCGCGGCAGCGAACTGCCCGCCGACAACGAACGGGCCCGCCGCTACGTCGCCAAGTACACGATCTGCCCGGCCGTCGCCCACGGCATCGACCATGTCATCGGCTCCGTCGAACCCGGCAAGCTCGCCGACCTGGTGCTCTGGGACCCCGCGTTCTTCGGCATCCGCCCCGCCGCCGTGATCAAGGGCGGCATGGTGGTGTACGCACCCCTCGGCGACGCCAACGCCGCGATCCCCACCACCCAGCCCGTGCTGCTGCGCCCCACCGCCGCCGCCGGGGCCGCCCCGCACCTCTCGGTCAGCTTCGTCGCCCCGGCCGCCCTGGCCGACGGCCTCGCCGAACGCCTCGGACTCGAACGCGAACTCGTCGCCGTACGCCCCACCCGCCACCTCACCAAGGCGGACCTGCCGAACAACACCGCGCTCCCGGACATCGAGGTGGACCCGGAGACCTTCGCCATCCATATCGACGGGGAGCTCGTCGAGCCGTCACCCGCCACCGAACTGCCGCTGGCCCAGCGGTACTCCATGTTCTGA